In a genomic window of Gossypium arboreum isolate Shixiya-1 chromosome 7, ASM2569848v2, whole genome shotgun sequence:
- the LOC108458079 gene encoding formate dehydrogenase, mitochondrial: MAMKQVANSAMKAIANSGSSSLLTRQLHASPGSKKIVGVFYKANEYFTKNPNFVGCVEGALGLRQWLESQGHQYIVTDDKEGPDCELEKHIPDLHVLISTPFHPAYVTAERIKKAKNLQLLLTAGIGSDHVDLKAAAEAGLTVAEVTGSNVVSVAEDELMRILILVRNFVPGYHQVITGDWNVAGIAYRAYDLEGKTVGTIGAGRIGKLLLQRLKPFNCNLLYHDRVKIDPELEKQTGAKFEEDLDAMLPKCDIIVINMPLTEKTRGMFDKDRIAKMKKGVLIVNNARGAIMDTQAVADACSSGHIAGYSGDVWYPQPAPKDHPWRYMPNQAMTPHISGTTIDAQLRYAAGVKDMLDRYFKGEDFPEQNYIVKAGELAPQYR; the protein is encoded by the exons ATGGCTATGAAACAAGTTGCTAATTCTGCTATGAAAGCAATTGCCAATTCTGGGTCATCCTCTCTTCTTACCAGACAACTGCAT GCTTCTCCAGGGAGCAAAAAGATTGTGGGGGTGTTTTACAAGGCCAATGAGTACTTTACGAAGAATCCCAACTTTGTTGGTTGTGTGGAGGGAGCCTTGGGGTTGCGCCAGTGGCTCGAATCACAGGGGCATCAGTATATCGTTACCGACGACAAAGAAGGACCGGACTGCG AACTTGAAAAGCATATCCCTGATCTCCATGTGCTCATATCGACCCCATTCCACCCGGCTTACGTTACGGCTGAGAGGATCAAGAAAGCCAAAAACTTGCAACTGCTTCTCACAGCAGGGATTGGCTCCGATCATGTTGATCTTAAGGCAGCTGCAGAAGCTGGTTTGACTGTTGCTGAAGTTACTGGGAGCAATGTTGTCTCGGTTGCTGAGGATGAGCTAATGAGAATTCTTATTCTTGTTCGGAATTTTGTACCTGGTTATCATCAAGTTATTACTGGAGATTGGAATGTCGCAGGCATTGCTTATAGAGCTTATGATCTCGAAGGGAAGACAGTTGGAACTATAGGTGCTGGCCGTATCGGCAAGCTCTTACTCCAACGATTGAAGCCATTCAACTGTAATCTCCTATATCATGATCGAGTCAAGATAGATCCAGAATTGGAGAAACAGACCGGAGCTAAATTCGAGGAGGATCTTGATGCAATGCTTCCAAAATGTGACATTATCGTCATAAATATGCCTCTAACTGAGAAGACAAG AGGGATGTTTGACAAAGATCGGATCGCGAAGATGAAGAAGGGAGTCCTTATTGTTAACAATGCTCGAGGAGCGATTATGGATACTCAAGCAGTTGCTGATGCTTGTTCAAGTGGACACATTGCAG GTTACAGTGGAGATGTCTGGTATCCGCAACCAGCTCCGAAGGACCATCCATGGCGTTACATGCCAAATCAAGCTATGACTCCTCATATTTCTGGTACCACCATTGATGCGCAG TTACGATACGCTGCCGGAGTCAAGGATATGCTTGATAGGTACTTCAAAGGTGAAGACTTTCCTGAACAGAACTACATTGTCAAAGCAGGTGAGCTCGCTCCTCAATACCGATGA